The nucleotide window GGTTATTTACCAATAGAAAAAGCTGAAAGAAAATCTAAATTAAAAAGCTTAGAGCGTCTATCATCGGAGCACAATCAAGCTCAAATTTTTATTGAAACTCCTTACAGAAACATGAAAATGCTTGATGACCTGGCGAATGTATTACATCCTGAAACCAGAGTTTGTGTAGCTTGCGATCTTACATTACCTAGTGAATTTATAAAAACACAACCCGCCAAAGACTGGAAACTCAATAAAGAGGACCTACATAAAAGGCCTGCTATATTTATTATTCAAAAAAGTTAAATTCTTGCTTTGGCCTTTTTGTTTGGCTTAATGATAGTTGTATCGTAACCAGAAAACTTTTTCATGTAGTATTTTACAGTAGAGCCATACGCATCAGAAAGGTTGTAGTCTCCATAGCTGCGTAAAAACTTTTTAACCGTTCCAGGACCAGCGAGATGTGCCGCAGCTAAAATACCAGATTCGGTTACCTTAACACCACCGATAAACTTACCATCAAAACGCTTAATATCCTTTCTTAAAATCCATTTGTTTCGTGATGCATTTGCCATAAATGCTTTTTCCTGAAGTTCTGGATTGTAAAGAAACTGATTAGGATTATAAATGCCAATTAACTTTAAAGTTTCAGCACCAAACTGATATTTCCCCAAATAACCTAATGTATTTACAGTAAAATAATCTCCTCTAGATTCTTTAAATGCAAGTGCTTCTTTAAAACCTTCGAAGGACTTACCTAGATGCGGTGTAAAAATATCTGATTTAGCAACATCATTACCTTGGGACATGGCTAAATCTGACTTGATATTGTAGTTTAAATCCAAACCTTCTGTTGAATACATCTCTGTATTTAAGGAGGAATTTGGATAAAGTGCCAACGCAATTACTAAGCAAATTGAAAATGGCATCAAATAATTCTTAACGCTATTTTTTATCATAACAGCCAATTTTTAACTGATAAAACTTTCCCCATAAGCATTTATCAAAATCGCGTGCAAATATACGAATTATATTTAAATATTGAAAATCAACATGTTAAGGTTTGTTAAAAGTTATTAATAGTAGATATAATGCATCTTTAAACGTCCTTTACTATTTAATTCCAATGCTGGGAAAGGCACCTTAATTACGTTTAAAACATCAAAAATGGATTTTAGAAAATGAGATTTTGTTTTAATTCTGCTTAAATCTATATCTAGGCTTAGGTAATATTGCCGTGTTCTATTTTGATTTATAAACAAAGGGTCATTAGGTTCGCCTGTTAGCATACCATCTGCACCATAGCCAAAGGCAATATTTAGCCAATTTGGTAGATAATCCGTTTTTAAAAACGAATTAAGATTTGCACTCAACCAATAGGTCTGACCATTATAATCTTTTAAAAACTCTTCAGTTAATCCATTTCCTAGCTTATCTGGTCGTTGCTTTGCAAATCTGGTTTGATGGAACGAATACTTTAAAAGTATGCGTTGTTCTTGCCACAATAACTCCTGACCAACAAAAAGTCCTGTACCAAGCGTATTAGCAGCCATATCGCTCCATGAAAAACCCCATTCTTCTGAAAAGCCATCCATGACCTCAACAGTAGTTAAAAACCCAAGACC belongs to Winogradskyella sp. J14-2 and includes:
- a CDS encoding peptidoglycan-binding protein LysM; its protein translation is MIKNSVKNYLMPFSICLVIALALYPNSSLNTEMYSTEGLDLNYNIKSDLAMSQGNDVAKSDIFTPHLGKSFEGFKEALAFKESRGDYFTVNTLGYLGKYQFGAETLKLIGIYNPNQFLYNPELQEKAFMANASRNKWILRKDIKRFDGKFIGGVKVTESGILAAAHLAGPGTVKKFLRSYGDYNLSDAYGSTVKYYMKKFSGYDTTIIKPNKKAKARI
- a CDS encoding DUF2279 domain-containing protein; its protein translation is MFLLCVSGSIFAQSRLNQFLKPSDSLNKSRRNTVLISEISLATTTLIGLNQLWYADYPRSKFKTLDDSGEWLQMDKLGHVFSSYQIGRLGANTLNWAGVSKKNQIIYGSALGLGFLTTVEVMDGFSEEWGFSWSDMAANTLGTGLFVGQELLWQEQRILLKYSFHQTRFAKQRPDKLGNGLTEEFLKDYNGQTYWLSANLNSFLKTDYLPNWLNIAFGYGADGMLTGEPNDPLFINQNRTRQYYLSLDIDLSRIKTKSHFLKSIFDVLNVIKVPFPALELNSKGRLKMHYIYY